Below is a genomic region from Actinomadura sp. NAK00032.
ACGCCGCCCAGGACTCGGACGGCGAGGTCGCGGACGTCGCCGCGCTCCATGTCCCGTTCCGCCAGCCAGGACGTGGCGGCCCCCTCGACGAACGACAGCCAGCCCTCCAGGGCGACGCGCAGGGCGGGGGACGGGGTGGTGCGTCCGGTGAGGCCGTGGGACAGGGCGGCGAGCAGATCGCCGCGGACCCGGTGGTGGAGCGCGGCGACCTCGGCGTCCACGCCGACGCCGCCGCTGGTGATCGTCTGGAAGGCGGCGCGGTGGGTGTCGGCCCAGCACAGGAAGCCGTCCAGGCTGCGGGTCAGCCGCTCGACCGGGGACAGGTCGCCGAACTCCGCGGCGAGCACGCCGAGGTGTCCGGCGGCGTCCTCGATCACCGCCAGGAACAGGCCCCGCTTGCTGCCGAAGTAGTAGTAGATCAGCCCCTTGGCGACGCCCGCGGCGGCGGCGATCTCGTCCATCGACAGCACGTCGTACGGGCGGTCGGCGAAGAGCCGCGCCGCGGTCCTCATGATGGCGGCGCGCCGGTCGGGACGGTTCCGGTCCGCCATCGCGCGCCTCCTGGCCGTCGTCCAGCGCCCCAAGGCTAGAGGATCCGGAGTTCTTGACTTTCGTTCAAACCGGGCTGATATTAGATCGCGAGTCTAATTGTGCGGCCCCGTCTCGCGACGGCCGCGAGGACCCGGCGACCCGGCGCACGGAGCGTGATGCATGAACGAGAGTCCGGAGCGGTTTCGCGACCTGCAGCGGCTGGCGTACGAGGCGGCCGAGGAGGTCGCGGCGAGTCTGCAGCCGGGGGTGACGGAGCGGCAGGCCGCGCGGCGGATGCGCCGGCTGCTGGAGAGCCGCGGGGTCGACGACTGGTTCCATGTCCCGTTCGCCTGGTTCGGCGACCGGACCGCCTTCCGCGGGATCGTCCTGCCGCACCAGTTCCTCCCGACCGGCCGGCGGCTGGCCGAGGGCATGCCCTACATCCTGGACGCGGCGCCGATCGCCGACGGGTACACCGCGGACATCGGCTACGCGGGCTGCCTGGGCGCCAACCCGTCCTGGGCGAAGCTGACCGCCGACCTGGCGGTGTACCGCGAGATGATCGTGGAGCTGGTGCGGGAGCGGCGCCCCTTCGCCGACATCTACGCCGAGGTCGACCGGCAGATCATCCGGCACGGGTACGAGAACCGGCACCGCAAGTATCCCGGCAGGGTCATCGGCCATCAGGTCGGCCGGGTCAGCAGCCGGCTGCCGCGCAACGTCATCGTGGGAGCGTTCGGGGCGCGCACGGTGCAGACCGTGGCCCGCGAGTTGGTGAAGGAGCGTCTGCAGGGACGGTCCACGCTCTGGAACGGCTCCCGCCGGTCGCGGCACGTACCAACGCCCGGCCTGTGGGCGGTAGAGCCGCACCTGGGTCTCGGCGACGTGGGCGCCAAGTTCGAGGAACTGCTGGTGGTCACCGAGGACGACGCGTACTGGCTGGACGACGACCTGCCGCACGTCCGGCGCTGGACGGCATCGCCCACACGGGAGCCTGCGCCTGGGGAGCCCGTGCCTGGGGAGCCTGTGCCTGGGGAATCGGCGTGAGCGGGTTCGCCGGCCGTGCGGTCAAGGCGAACGGGGTCAAGCTGGCCGTCCGCGAGTACGGCGAACCGGGCCGGACAACCGTCGTGCTGGTGCACGGCTATCCCGACACCCAGGCGGTGTGGGAACCGGTCGCACACCTTTTGGCCGATGATTTCCATGTGGTCACCTACGACGTGCGCGGAGCCGGCGCTTCGACACGGCCGCGCCGGACCAAGTCCTACCTAATGGACGAGCTGAACGGCGACCTGCACGCGGTACTGGACGCGGTCTCCCCCGACCGCCCGGTGCACCTGGTCGGGCACGACTGGGGGTCGGTGCAGAGTTGGGCAGCCGTCGCAGGCGCGCGCGCAGACGGACGCATCGCGTCGTTCACCTCTATCTCGGGGCCGTGCATAGAACACTTCGGCCAGTGGGTCAGGGATCGGCTGCGCAGGCCCACGCCCCGCCACGTGAGGCAGTTGCTGGGCCAGCTGGCCCGGTCCTGGTATCTGATGGGCGGCATGGTCCCCGGGGTCGGCTGGATGGTGTGGCACCTCGGCGGCACCCGGCTGTTCCCGGTGCTGGTCGAACGGATGGAAGGCATCGAGCGCAGGCCCGCCGCGACGTTCCGGAAGGACGCCCTGTACGGGATGAAGCTGTACAAGGCCAACGGCCTGCGCTTCCTGCGGCCGGGCCGGATGATCCGCACCGGCGTCCCCGTCCAGGTCATCGCGCCGACCAAGGACCGGTTCGTCTCGCCCGAGCAGTCCAAGGACCTGGCCCGCTACACCGGCCGGCTGTGGCGGCGCGAGCTGCCCGCCGGGCACTGGGGCTCCATCGCCGCGCACTCGGGGGCCGTGGCGGTGGCCGTCGCCGAACTCGTCCACCACATCGAGGGACGGGACGAGCCCGCGGCGCTGAAGCGGGCGCGGGTCACCGCCCTCCCGGCACCCCGCACCACCGAACACACACTGACCCCCTGACGCGCTGCCCCTGACTCCCGAACCCACTCCCCTGCCCGACCCCCTGACCGCCCCTCTGACCGCACTGCACAGCGGTCGCCCCCGAGGAAGGAAGCCATGAAGGAGACCCGCGCCGCCGACGAGAAGGAGCGGCACCCGGTGATCGCCCCGCGGCGGGTGAAGTTCGAGTGGGACGGCACGCCGCTGCACTGGATCCCGGGCGAGCCGGTCGCCACGCACTTCATCAACACCCTGCACCTGCTGCTCCCGGCCGGCGAGCGCTGGTTCGTCCGCGTCTACAAGCAGGGGCTGCCACTGATCGACGAGCGCGACGCCCGGCTCCGCGCCGAGGTCAAGGGGTTCATGGGGCAGGAGGCCGTGCACGCCTACTCCCACCAGGGCGTGCTCGACCGCCAGATGCTCGAGCGCGGGCTGGACCCGCGGCCGCTCACCCGCAAGATCGACTGGCTGTTCACCGCGATCCTCGGCGACCGGCCGCCGCTGCCGCTCATCTCGCGCCGGCGCTGGCTCCACCTGCGCATCGGGATCATCGCCGGGATCGAGCACTACACCGCGGTGCTCGGCCAGTGGATCCTGGACGCCGAGGAGCTGGACGCGGCGGGCGCCGACCCCACGATGATGGACCTGCTGCGCTGGCACGGCGCCGAGGAGGTCGAGCACCGCTCGGTCGCCTTCGACGTCTACGAGTACGTGTCCGGCGCCTACTGGCGGCGGTTCGTCACCTTCTTCGTCGGCGTGCTCGCGCTGCCGCTCGCCGCCTACGCAGGCGCGGCCTACCTGTGCGCGAAGGACCCCACCCTGCACGGCGTGCGCCCGCGCGTCCGCGACTACCGCCGCGCCGTCCGCCGCGGCCTGCTGCCCGGCAACCGGTTCATGGTCGCCGCCGCCCGCCGCTACCTGCGGCGCGACTACCACCCGTCCACCGAGTGCTCCACCCAGAAGGCCCTGGACTACCTGGCGACCTCCCCCGCCGCCCAAGCGACCAACGCAGCCCAAGCGACCAACGCAGCGAAACCCACCTGACCAGCCCGACGCTACTTCCCGTCCCCGACAGAACGCGGCGGACGCCGCTGGCTTCGCACCATACTTAAGGGTATGGTCTCCGTACCATGGAGTATGGAGACGAGATCGTGCGGCGGGTGCGGGAGCTGGCGCCCGTGCTGGCGGAGCGGGCCGAGGCGGCGGAGGCGGCGCGGCGGCTGCCGGACGAGACCATCGCGGACTTCGCCGCGACCGGGCTGTTCGAGATGCTGGTCCCGAAGCGGTTCGGCGGGGCCGAGCTGGGGTTCGAGGCGATGGCGGCGGCGTGCCGGGAGGCGGGGGCCGCGTGCGCGTCCACCGGGTGGCTCTCGGTGATCTACACGCTCCACAACTGGATGGTCGGGCTGTTCCCCGAGCAGGCGCAGGCCGAGGTGTGGGCGGAGCGGCCGTACGCGCTGATCCCGTGCGCCCTGTCGCCGTCCGGCACCGCGGAGCCCGTGG
It encodes:
- a CDS encoding alpha/beta fold hydrolase; translated protein: MSGFAGRAVKANGVKLAVREYGEPGRTTVVLVHGYPDTQAVWEPVAHLLADDFHVVTYDVRGAGASTRPRRTKSYLMDELNGDLHAVLDAVSPDRPVHLVGHDWGSVQSWAAVAGARADGRIASFTSISGPCIEHFGQWVRDRLRRPTPRHVRQLLGQLARSWYLMGGMVPGVGWMVWHLGGTRLFPVLVERMEGIERRPAATFRKDALYGMKLYKANGLRFLRPGRMIRTGVPVQVIAPTKDRFVSPEQSKDLARYTGRLWRRELPAGHWGSIAAHSGAVAVAVAELVHHIEGRDEPAALKRARVTALPAPRTTEHTLTP
- a CDS encoding M24 family metallopeptidase produces the protein MNESPERFRDLQRLAYEAAEEVAASLQPGVTERQAARRMRRLLESRGVDDWFHVPFAWFGDRTAFRGIVLPHQFLPTGRRLAEGMPYILDAAPIADGYTADIGYAGCLGANPSWAKLTADLAVYREMIVELVRERRPFADIYAEVDRQIIRHGYENRHRKYPGRVIGHQVGRVSSRLPRNVIVGAFGARTVQTVARELVKERLQGRSTLWNGSRRSRHVPTPGLWAVEPHLGLGDVGAKFEELLVVTEDDAYWLDDDLPHVRRWTASPTREPAPGEPVPGEPVPGESA
- a CDS encoding TetR/AcrR family transcriptional regulator, with the translated sequence MADRNRPDRRAAIMRTAARLFADRPYDVLSMDEIAAAAGVAKGLIYYYFGSKRGLFLAVIEDAAGHLGVLAAEFGDLSPVERLTRSLDGFLCWADTHRAAFQTITSGGVGVDAEVAALHHRVRGDLLAALSHGLTGRTTPSPALRVALEGWLSFVEGAATSWLAERDMERGDVRDLAVRVLGGVLKAVDAGARPPASDER
- a CDS encoding metal-dependent hydrolase: MKETRAADEKERHPVIAPRRVKFEWDGTPLHWIPGEPVATHFINTLHLLLPAGERWFVRVYKQGLPLIDERDARLRAEVKGFMGQEAVHAYSHQGVLDRQMLERGLDPRPLTRKIDWLFTAILGDRPPLPLISRRRWLHLRIGIIAGIEHYTAVLGQWILDAEELDAAGADPTMMDLLRWHGAEEVEHRSVAFDVYEYVSGAYWRRFVTFFVGVLALPLAAYAGAAYLCAKDPTLHGVRPRVRDYRRAVRRGLLPGNRFMVAAARRYLRRDYHPSTECSTQKALDYLATSPAAQATNAAQATNAAKPT